From Prionailurus viverrinus isolate Anna chromosome B2, UM_Priviv_1.0, whole genome shotgun sequence, the proteins below share one genomic window:
- the LOC125166634 gene encoding ATP synthase subunit f, mitochondrial-like, whose protein sequence is MASSLPVKETKLTDVKLGELPSWILMRDFTPKAITGEIQRGYYRYYKYLYARELGKGGIAGISMVLAAYGLFNYYSYKELKHEQLCKYH, encoded by the exons ATGGCGTCATCTCTACCAGTGAAGGAGACGAAGCTCACGGATGTGAAGTTAGGAGAGCTGCCAAGCTGGATACTGATGAGGGATTTCACCCCTAAAGCCATCACTGGAGAAATTCAAAGAGGTTACTATCGGTATTACAAGTACCTGTATGCCAgagagcttgg AAAGGGGGGCATTGCTGGGATTTCTATGGTGCTGGCAGCTTATGGGCTATTCAACTACTATTCTTATAAGGAACTCAAACATGAGCAGCTATGCAAGTACCACTGA